The Flavobacteriales bacterium nucleotide sequence ATTAAAGGATGCCGGATACAGCGACCTTGTTGCTGTTGATGACTTCAGCAATCCGACCAAAAACCTGAACCTCAATGGAAAAAAGCTTACGGCAACAGTTGACCGCAAAGACTTTTTCCGATGGGCTGAACAGAACCATCGATTCATCCAGTTTGTGTTTCATTTGGGTGCGAGAACAGACACCACCGAATTCGACAAGCAGATATTCCAGGAACTGAATGTCGATTACTCGAAACAAGTGTGGAAACTGTGTGCCGAATTCGGCCTTCCTTTAGTCTATGCTTCATCGGCAGCGACCTACGGTTTGGGAGAACTTGGATTTGAGGACAATCATTCCGTGATACAAAACCTCAAACCCTTAAACCCTTACGGAGAATCGAAAAACGAATTCGATCGATGGGCCGTTGACCAGAGAACCAAACCATACTTCTGGTCAGGGCTGAAATTCTTCAACGTGTACGGCCCAAACGAATATCATAAAGGAAGAATGGCATCTGTCATCCTTCACGCTTTCAACCAGATCTGCAGAACTGGCGAAATGAGACTTTTCCGCTCGCACAATTCGAACTACCAAGATGGCGAGCAGCTTCGCGATTTCATTTACGTGAAAGACATTATTGCAACCTGCATCTTTCTAATGGAAAACAGAAAGCATTCTGGCATCTACAATTTGGGAACTGGCACAGCCAGAACATTTCTTGATCTTACCAAAGCCACTTTTAAGGCAATGGGTAAAACAGAATCAATCCAATTCGTAGATACTCCAGAAGATATCAGAGACAAATACCAGTACTTCACTGAAGCCAATATGTCCAAACTGCGCGCTATCGGCTTTACCAAACCTTTCTACACGTTAGAAGAAGGTGTGGCCGATTACGTAGGCAACTATTTGTTGCACGGCAATTATCTCTGATTCTGAATAAACAGGCTACTGAATATTCTTCTTATCAGTATGTCAAAGAACGAGGTGTACGCAATACTTTTTATTTCTTGATGACCCGTTGGACCTTCGTCTTGTCTCCAATATGAAGTCGAACGATGTACATTCCAGCATCAAATCCCGAAAAGTCTATTGACTGAGAGCTAATGTTGGGCTCAAATGTGCCTTGCTTAGACAATCGTCCGAGCGGATCGAATACTTCGAACGGAATCGCTTGTCTTACAGTGAATTCGAAATCGAATACAAGCAGATCTTCTACAGGATTTGGCTTGACAACGAATTCATCTCCACCACCATCTTCTGTGGGAAGCCCATCATCTCCTTTACTTCCGTCTCCGGTTCTTAGAAGTGGCGCTTGTTGCTGACTATTTAATGATTGTAGCGATTGGAACTTGGCACTCATGGCATTCTGACCATAGATATTGCCTTTGTCTATAAGTATCCAAACCATTACTAATATAACGATGGCGGATACCCTGACCAGTCTATGAACCAATTTTCCGTCTTTGGACTCTTTGTAAATGTTGTTCATGATTTCTTGTTTTAAACGGTTTAACTAATGGTACTGCTCAATCTCTAGGCTAAAGTTAGGTAGGGTGTTCCGGATCGGCAAACCACGTGATAGGCCATTCTATACATCTCAAAACACCGATATTTCCAACTAAAAAATCATATCTATTTGATTAACAATCATTTAAAACCATTTTAAAGAAGCCTTGAGATTACATTTCCAAGGCTTTTCAACAAATCATCCAATTATTACACATCAAAGCTCCAAACTGGCAATCGACATTTGATTAATTACATGTCTAAGCAATGGTTTTGATGCATTACCTTAAAAGTAACGAAATGAACCCGTAGATGAAAACACTTTTACATACTGTATTCAGTTCAATCAAAGCAACGAAGGCAAGGAGGTCGGATAACGGCTTGGATGGGACTTTCGATAATTTATTACTTCTCTAAGCGATTTATTGGATACAAAACCGTTAATTTAAATTACATGTCTAAGACCTCTTCAGATAAAGTATTTCAGCTGATCAAGTCGCTGAGCAAGGCCGAGAAACGGTACTTCAAGGTCTACACGTCCAAACAGGCGGGAGACAAGAACAATCATCAGGTTTTGTTCGATGCCGTGGACAAACAGGACGATTATGACGAGGCCTTGATGAAGAAAAATCTCAAAAATCCTGCGCTGGTCAAGGCACTTCCCATTGCCAAAACACGGCTATATGACGTGATTCTGAGAGCCCTCGATTCTTACCACTCTAACAGTTCCATTGACGCTCAACTCAAACGCTCGCTTCACTGCGCAGAGATACTTTACAAGAAGGGTCTTTACGAACAAAGCCAAAAGCTTTTGGACGGTGCAAAAAAATTAGCCTATACCTACGACAAACACACTTCTCTGCTCGAAATTTTCATGTGGGAGAAACTGTTGATCGAAAAAGACAACTACGAAAACATCGGAGACCAGGAGTTGGAAGCCATGATGCACGAAAACACGCGCATCACCAAGATGATTGAGGTATATAATGACTTCTGGGGCATCAAGAGCCGACTGTTCAATATCCTGAACAAGCGCGGAAAGGCCAGAACAGAGGAAGGTCTGACCAAGTTGAAGTCAATCATTGATGATACACTCCTTAACCGGGATGCAGAGCACATCTTCCATCAATCGGAATACCTCTACAATCATATATACAGCGCCTACTATTTTGGGGTGGGCGATTACGCCAACTCATTCAAGTATCTGAAGGCGAATGTAGATCACATTGAGGCCAATCTTGAGAAATTCCAAGAGGAGCCGAACATCTATTTCTCCATTCTGACCAATATCGTGTATGTGGCCAGTCAGATGAAGGATTTCAAAGCGGTATTCTTCTATCTGAAGAAGCTGCGGGAGTTGCCTGAGACCATGGAGATCAAGAACAACGAAGATCTGGAGATCAAGCTTTTCTCCAGTGCCAACAGTATTGAGCTTACCATCTATTTCCTCACCGGTGAGTTTGAAAAAGGACTAGAGATCATCCCACAGATTGAAACTGGGCTGATGCTCTACGAGAACCAACTGAACAGCGTACGGAAAGCCTTCTTCTATTTCAACATTGCCATAATCTACTTTGGAGCTAAGAAGTACAACGATGCGCTGAAATGGACCAACCGCCTGCTGAACGACATCGACATCTCGAAGAGTTTGGACATCTACTGCTTCGGTCAATTACTGAACCTACTCATACACATTGAACTGAACAACAAGAACCTCCTCCCCTATGCGCTCCGTTCTACGCAGCGTTATTTGAGTACACGTAACCGCTACTTCAAGTTTGAGACCTCGTTCTTAGATCTTATTGGCAAGTTGCTGAAATCGCCCGATCAGATATCTGAAAATGAGCAATATGAAGTGTTCTTAGAGAAGATGCGTGAATTGAAGGACGACCAACTCGAAAGCAGTGCTTTCGAATATTTTGATTTCATCTCTTGGGCAGAAGCCAAAACTTCTGGACGGGAATTCGGTGTGGTGGTGAGGGAAAAGGCTACGATGCCGCAGGTGTAATCAAAGATTATCCCGCAACTCCACCAGAAACCCGCGTATCTCCTTCAAGCGTTCCACGATTTCTTCGTTGGGAGTGGAGTCGGACTTATTCTCGCGCAGTTTCTTCTTGGCGCCATCAAGGGTAAAACCGCGCTCCTTGACCAAGTGAAAGATGATCTTCAGATTATCAACATCCTTTTGGGTGAACAATCGATTGCCTTTGGCATTCTTCTTCGGTTTCAGAATATCAAATTCCTTCTCCCAAAAACGAACCAACGATGCATTTACATCGAACATTTTCGCTACTTCTCCGATAGAGTAATACAGCTTGGTTATTGGTTTTTCCTTGTAAGCCATAACATCAATCAAAAGATTGGTTGGACTGAGACGAAAGCTCAAGTACCTTTTCGTATTCCTCTGGAGAAAGATCATTGAAGAAGAAATTCATTGGATTGATCTTCTCTCCATTTTTAATCACTTCGTAATGACAATGCGGAGCAGTACTTGTTCCCGTGCTTCCAACGTAGCCGATCACATCGCCACGTTTTACTTTATCTCCTTTTTTCACCTTGAACTTGCTCATGTGAGCATACAACGTTTCATAGCCGAATCCATGGTCAATAACCACATGGTTTCCGTAGCCGCGACCTTTGACGATCACGTCTTCAACCACGCCATCACCAGTTGCATAGATTTCAGTTCCACGAGGTGCCGTAAAATCAATTCCCGTATGAAAATGACGCACTTTGTATATCGGATGGATTCGAAAATTGAATCCAGACGCTACTCGGGTCAGTTTATCATTTGAAATAGGTTGAATGGCCGGAATGCTCGCCAACATGGCTTCTTTATTCTTTGCCAACGCAATTACCTCATCAAACGACCGTGATTGAACCACCAACTTTTTGGTCAATTCATCCAAACGTTTTGTTGTTCCGATCACAATTTCAGAATTGGTCAATTGCTCCAAGTCTCTATATCGGTTTACTCCACCAAAGCCAGCATCTCGAACGGAATTCGGAATTGGTTCTGCCTCAAAGATCACACGATAAATATCATCGTCTTTTTCCTGCAATTCAGCCAACACTTGATCAACCCGAGCCATTCGGTTTCCGAGCAGTTTATATTGCAATTCCAGCTGCGCGATCTCGCGTTTCAGCTGCTTCTCCTTCGGGCTGTCAAAAAAGGTGGTAAACAGAACAATCACGATTACTGCAAAAACAGAAGCCGCAGCCAAATAGCCGAATACGCGAACCATGATCTGCTTGGTTCCGATCTCGACCTTTCTATAGGTAAGTGTACGTTTATCAAACTGGAATTTGACCTTAGACATTCCTCTTCTAATCCTTAATTTTGGCGGCCTTCAAACAAAGACTGAGGTGCGAATTTAACAAAATTGCTCAACGAGCTATTTTACAAGAACTTAAGGTAACTAACCTGACCAACAGATCAAACCGAACATGACCAGTAAGGACATCCGCCAGAAATTCCTCGATTTCTTCCAAGAAAAGCAGCATCGTATTGTGCCATCGGCACCGATGGTGGTAAAAGATGACCCAACGTTGATGTTCACCAACGCGGGCATGAACCAGTTCAAGGATATTTTCCTAGGAAACCGTCCTGCTAAAGATGTGCGTATTGCCGACACTCAAAAATGCTTACGCGTTTCGGGAAAGCACAATGACCTTGAGGAAGTTGGTGTTGACACTTACCATCACACCATGTTCGAAATGTTGGGCAACTGGAGTTTTGGCGACTATTTCAAAGTTGAAGCGATTGAATGGGCTTGGGAACTTTTGGTTGATGTTTATGGATTAGATCCAGAACGACTTTACGCAACCGTTTTTGAAGGTGATGAAGCCGACAAATTGGAAGCAGATACTGAAGCCGAAAACCTATGGAAAAAATTCCTTCCAGCCGATAGAATTCTGCGTGCCAACAAGAAGGATAATTTCTGGGAAATGGGCGATCAAGGGCCCTGCGGTCCGTGTTCTGAAATCCATGTTGACCTTCGTTCTGAGGCAGAACGTATCGCGAAGCCTGGCAGAGAACTCGTAAATAATGACCATCCGCAGGTTGTGGAAATCTGGAATCTGGTCTTCATTCAATTCAACCGAAAAGCTGATGGTTCGTTAGAGAATCTTCCTGCAAAACATGTTGACACAGGAATGGGTTTCGAACGACTTTGCATGGCTTTGCAAGGCAAGACATCCAATTACGATACGGACGTTTTCGGACCAATGATCTCTAAGATATCAGAACTCAGTGGTGTTAAATACAGTGCTTCAGATAGTCAAACTGACATTGCGATTCGAGTAATTGCCGACCATATTAGAGCGGTTTCATTCGCCATTTCAGACGGACAGATCCCTAGCAATTCCGGAGCTGGTTATGTGATCAAACGCATTCTGAGAAGAGCGATCAGATATGGTTATAGTTTCCTTGGCTTCAAAGAAGGATTCATTTACAAGTTGGTGCCAACATTGGCAGACCAAATGGGCGATGCTTTTCCAGAACTGAAAAAACAGCAGGAACTGATCACACGCGTTATTCAGGAAGAAGAAGCTTCTTTCTTGCGTACGCTCGAAAAGGGAATTGAGCGTTTCAACAACTATGTTGATTCACTTCACAGCAAAACCATCGATGGTGGATTCGCTTTTGAGCTATACGACACGTTCGGATTTCCGATTGACCTGACAGAATTGATGGCCCGCGAAAAAGGCCTTCATGTTGACATTCAAGGTTTCAACGAAGGACTAAACCAGCAGAAGGAACGTTCGCGTGCAGCCACCGTGACCGAAAGCTCAGATTGGACCGTTCTACGCCAAGATGACCGCGAAGAATTTGTCGGTTACGACCTTCTGGAAACGGACATTTTCATTACCCGCTACCGAAAAGTTTCTACCAAAGGCAAAGAGTTCTACCAACTCGTATTCAATATCACGCCTTTTTATGCCGAGAGTGGCGGACAGGTTGGCGATACTGGGTTTATCGAAGCTGGAGGAGAAAAAACCTACATCATCGACACCAAAAAGGAGAACGATCTGATTGTCCATTTCGCGGAGAAAATCCCAACAGACCCAAAAGCCACTTTCCGTGCAGTTGTAAATGCGGAGAAGCGAAAAGCCACGGCATTGAATCATTCAGCCACTCACCTACTTCATGCAGTGCTACGAGAAGTTCTCGGTACGCATGTGGAGCAAAAAGGCTCGTTGGTGAATTCTGATTATCTGCGTTTCGACTTTTCGCATTTCAGCAAAGTTTCTGATGAAGAATTGGTTGAAATTGAAACCAAGGTGAACGCGAAGATCCGTGAGAACATCGTTCTAGATGAGCAACGAAATGTCCCCATCAACAACGCCAAGGAAATGGGCGCGATGGCGCTTTTCGGAGAAAAGTATGGCGACCTTGTTCGGGTAATTACGTTTGACAGGAATTTTTCGGTTGAGCTTTGCGGTGGAATTCACGTGAATGCAACAGGAGACATTGGTCTGTTGAAAATCACTTCAGAAGGCTCCGTTGCTGCGGGAATCAGGAGGATTGAAGCCGTAACCGGCACCTCGGCCTTCAATGAGCTCAACTCGGCTTATTCTCAAGTAAACGAACTGAAAGGACTGCTGAAGACCAAAGATCCGTTGAAAATCGTGTTGCAATTGCAAACGCAGATCAAAGAATTGGAGCGAAAAATTGAAAGTCTAAATGCTCAGGCTGCGTCTGGAATAAAGGATGAATTAATTGCAAAAGCTGCTGATAAAGGTGGTTATAGATTGATTGCGGAGCGCATCTCAATGGACGATGCGAATGCCATCAAAAATCTCTGCTTCGATCTTAAAAAGGAAAGCGGATTGGTTGCACTTCTTGGAGTCATTTCCAATGGAAAACCTGGATTGCACTTGGTGATTTCTCAAGACCTAGTCGATACAAAAGGATGGAAAGCAGGGGAAATGATCAGACCATTGGCCGCAAATATCAATGGCGGTGGCGGTGGTCAACCAACGTATTCTTCTGCTGGTGGAACAGATTCGAATGGGATTGAAAAAGCGTTGAGCTCAATAAGCACTTTCCTGGTTTAAATCGCACTACCACCCCAATTCCGTAAACGGAATGGTGTGCTCAAAGCTCACCTTCTGATTCACCTTTCGATTTTGAAGAGTGATGGTTTCATTCTGCCAATCGAAAAGAATCATTCCGAAGTTGCGGTGATAATAGGTTTTACCACGCATCCGATGCGGATTCTTCTCAACCATCACGTTATTAGCGTGGGTTAGTCCGCTGCACATATAATCATATATCGGATATGGCAAATCGTCCCTTTTCAGCTTTGATAGCTCTGCAAAATGACGATCACCTGAAATGAATATCACTCCTTTCACTCCTGTGTCCTTAATGAGTTGGAGCATTCGCTCTCTCGCAGAAGGAAAATGTCCCCAAGTTTCGAATGGATGTTGATCTGAGATGAACTGAAAACTCGCTCCAACAAGAACAATTTTCGCAGTAGAAGATCTGAACTGATCCTCCAACCATTTCCATTGTGCTTCACCAAGTACATCTCCATCAGTATCTGGCTCATCGCGATGGTAACGCTGATCCAGCAATATCACTTTCACCTGTTTGTCGGCTGTACCATAATCGTAACTGGTATAAATACCTTCTTGTTTCCATCTAGGACTATTGCTTGGCTCTTCAAAGAAATCGAGAAACACTTTCTGACTTTCCGCTTTTCTTGGATATTCTTTTCCACCATCATTCACACCGTAATCGTGATCATCCCAAGTGGCAATGATCGGGCATTTAGCCTTTAACAACTGATAATTATAATTATCGCCCAATTGCTGATACTTTCTGCGGAGCACATCCATATCTTCCGTATCGCCATAGATATTATCGCCTAACCAAATCCATAATTCAGGGTTTGTAGCGATAACCGAATTCCAGATGAACTGTTCTCCTATCTGATGACCGCATGAGCCAAAAGCAATCCGTTCAATGGGGTTCTGACCATTTACGATTGAGGAAAAGCAGATAAAAATTAGACCAAGAATCAATTGTTTCATGAAACAAAGTTGGAGTTATTTGCTTAGGTTCGAGCCACAATCATATCATCATGAACAGACTATTACCCCTTTTATTCCTTTGTGCCACATCTAATGTATTTGCTCAGTTCTCTATCGGACACAGGTCAATAACCTACAACGATCCAGCCCGAAGCAACAGAGCCATTGCCTGCGAAGTTTATTATCCAGGCGTTTCAACGGGAGACGATGTGGCCGTAGCCAACGGAGAATTTCCGTTAGTTGTTTTAGGACATGGTTTTTCAATGACCGTAGGCGCTTACCAGAATTGGTGGGAAGAGTTTGTGCCAGACGGTTACATTTTTGTACTACCGACTACCGAAGGAGGTCTTTTTACGGTTAGTCATGGAGATTTTGGATTAGACATCGCTTTTGTAGCAGATCAAATGCAAGCCGCAAATTCCGACAACGGATCTCCATTCTTCGGCAAGGTAAAACCTCGTACCGCTTTGATGGGTCACAGTATGGGCGGAGGAGCAACCATATTAGCTGCTGCAAACAATACTTCAATCGACTGTATTGTCGGTCTGGCGCCAGCAGAGACCAATCCTTCCGCAGCTGCCGCAGGTGCCAATGTGAGTGTTCCTGCTCTGATCTTACATGGTACGGAAGACCAAGTAACTCCAGAGGCCGATCACGCACTCCTGATATACAATGGATTGACATCTTCTTGCAAATATTACGCACGACTTGACGAAGGCGCACACTGCTTTTTTGCCAACTACAATTTTTTCTGCGCTACGGGCGAAATGAACATTGGAACACTGACGCGTGAACAACAACAGGCGCTGAGCTACACCATTGTCAGCCCGTGGTTGGAGTACTTTCTTAAAGATGTTTGTCCAAGCTATGGCATGTTCACCGATGAATTCAACACGAATGCACAATTAGGTCCTAACTTGGAAAGTTGTTCGAATGATGCACCTGTGATTTCTGAAAACAACGGAACACTGGAAAGTGATGCGCAGAACAACTATCAGTGGTATTTGGACGGGAATGAGATTCCGAATGCTGATCAACAGACCTATGCGTACTCACAATCTGGAACGTATCAAGTAGGAACAGTGACTTTGGGTAATTGCCCAAGCTTATCGAACGAAATTGCGGTTCAAGTAACTGGAATTGTTGAAGCAGAAATTGGCATTCAGATTTTTGGAAATGATGTTCGTCTTCGAACCAGAGACCAACTGCAAAACGTGGCAATCGAATGGTTTGATCTTTCGGGAAGGCTGATTGATGCAAAGACCATTTCCTCCGTTGCCAGTAACGGAATCATCAGTCTTTCAAAACCAACATTTGAAGGAGTGAAGTTGCTTCGACTGAGAAGTGACGAGGCTTCTAAAGTTTGGAAGGTTTACTAAAAAGAGTTCTTCTTTACCAACCCAATTCTGAGAAAGGCACGTCTTGTTTAAATCTGGCTTTGCCTTTCGTATCAAACCCCGAAAAGGTTAGTTTATCCGCTTCCCAATCAATATCAATGAAACCGAAGTTGTGGCGACCATAACGCGAACCCTTGATACGATACGGATTCCGATTGATTCCGATCGTATTGTTACCATGCGTAAGTCCGCTTGATGTAAAATCGTAGATCGGATAATCCACCTGATCGTATTTACGCTTGGAGGCTTCCGTAAAATGCACATCACCGCTTATAAAGACCACTCCTTTTGCGTTGGTTTTTCCAATGAGATCTAGCATACGATTCTGTGCCGAAGGGAATTTATCCCAGTTCTCAAAACTTGGTACATCAGCCACAAACTGAATACTCGACCCAATAACGTTCAGTCTTGCATCTGAAGCGATAAGCTCCTTCTCAAGCCATTCCCATTGCGCATCTCCTAACATATCCGCCTCTGCGCTCGGATGTTGGCAACAGTACCGTGTATCAAGCAGAATCACTTTCACCTTTCGCTGTCCTTCACCATAGGTGTAGCTCGTATAAACTCCTTCCTGATTTCTGCGTGGGTCATCTTCCGGTGCTTTCAAAAAATCGAGAAAGATCTGTTTGTTCTCCTTCTTGTTCGCAAAATCTCCTAGCGAATTATTCCCACCGTAATCGTGGTCGTCCCACGTAGCAATGATGGGACAGGCCTGCTTGAGAAGGCCATAGTTAGGGTTGGAATCGGCCTGCTCAAATTTTTCGCTGAAGCTTTTCCCTGGGCCACCTATATCAGAATAAATGATGTCGCCAAGCCAAACCCAAAGCTGTGGATCCTTTGCCACCACGCTTTTCCAAATTTTTTGCTTCGCAAACTGAAAACTACATGAACCGAACGCCAAGCGATCGACCTGCTGCCCAAAAACAGATGAAACGATAACAATAAGAGGAAAGAGAAGCCAATTTTTCATACGGACAAATGTATTGTCCACTTGTGGATGCCAAAGTCAAAAAGTCGAATTCTTTACAATTTCACAAACTGCTCAACATCTCTTTTGGTGATGGTCTTTCCTGAAAGGATCACCAAGCGTTCAACCACGTTTCGAAGCTCACGGATATTTCCTGTCCAATTATAATCCTGTAGTTCTTTGATAGCATCCGCATCAATCACTTTTTTGGCAACGCCTTGCTCATCGCAGATCATTCCAAGGAAATGTTCAATCAAAAGCGGAATGTCATCTTTACGATCGTTCAAAGCAGGAACGTGGATAAGAATGACTCCTAAACGATGGTAAAGGTCTTCGCGGAAATTCCCTGCTTCAATCTCCTTTCGTAGGTCTTTGTTTGTTGCAGCTATTACGCGAACATCCACCACAATTTCCTTCTCTCCTCCTACTCTAGTGATCTTGTTTTCCTGCAACGCACGCAGCACTTTTGCTTGCGCGGAAAGGCTCATGTCACCAATCTCATCTAAGAAAAGTGTTCCACCTGTGGCTGTTTCAAAATTTCCTTTTTTCTGCTTGATGGCTGAGGTAAAAGCACCTTTCTCGTGACCGAACAATTCGCTTTCTATCAACTCTGATGGAATTGCCGCACAGTTCACTTCAATCAACGCGTTATCCGAACGCTCACTCTTTTCGTGAATGGCTCGTGCCACCAATTCCTTTCCCGTTCCATTCGGTCCGGTTACGAGCACGCGTGCATCAGTCGGAGCGACCTTTTCAATCATCTCTCGCACCTTATTGATACCAGCCGATTCTCCGATCATCTCGTAGCTCTTGCTCACTTTCTTACGGAGCTTTTTAGTCTCAGCAACAATTTCGGTCCGATCAAGTGCATTCCGCACAGAAACCAACAATCGGTTCAAATCGAGCGGCTTAGGGATGTAATCGTAAGCGCCCTCTTTTAGAAGATGAACAGCCGTTTCAATATCTCCATGACCAGAGATCATCACAACGGGAGTGTCGGGCGCCAAAAGCATGATACGCTCCAACACTTCCATGCCGTCCATTTTTGGCATTTTGATGTCGCAAAGAATGACGTCATATTTTCCGCCTTTCACTTTCACAACACCCGAAAGACCATCTTCGGCCTCATCTACCTGAAATTTCTCATACTCAAGTATTTCGCGGATCGCGTTGCGGATACTTCTCTCATCATCAATTATCAGAATCTTAGCCATTTTCTTCAGGTATGTGGTTTTAGGTATGAGGTTTTAGCAAATAACCGCTTACCAATTCAACAGATTTCGAATTTAACTTTTTCGTGCTTCGGAACTCTCTAAATGCGATTTTCCATCACTCGATGAAGTACGCCTTCCTTCAACGCATAGCTCGAAAGCAATAACCTTTCCAAAGCACAATTGCTCAGAACCCATTGCACCATGTAAGATGCCAAATGGATGGTATCAACACGCATTTCAACCAACCCGGGAATAGCTTTCCGAGTATCATAATCGTAGATGATCAATCTTTCATGCAGCTGTTTCAGATCATTCAAATCGAATTCTTCGCGAACAACTGAACTCGCCAATTTCGAACTGCCTTTCTCGGACCAGATCATCTCAATGAAGCTATCGAAACTG carries:
- the rfaD gene encoding ADP-glyceromanno-heptose 6-epimerase — protein: MIVVTGAAGFIGSCLLAGLKDAGYSDLVAVDDFSNPTKNLNLNGKKLTATVDRKDFFRWAEQNHRFIQFVFHLGARTDTTEFDKQIFQELNVDYSKQVWKLCAEFGLPLVYASSAATYGLGELGFEDNHSVIQNLKPLNPYGESKNEFDRWAVDQRTKPYFWSGLKFFNVYGPNEYHKGRMASVILHAFNQICRTGEMRLFRSHNSNYQDGEQLRDFIYVKDIIATCIFLMENRKHSGIYNLGTGTARTFLDLTKATFKAMGKTESIQFVDTPEDIRDKYQYFTEANMSKLRAIGFTKPFYTLEEGVADYVGNYLLHGNYL
- a CDS encoding T9SS type A sorting domain-containing protein codes for the protein MNNIYKESKDGKLVHRLVRVSAIVILVMVWILIDKGNIYGQNAMSAKFQSLQSLNSQQQAPLLRTGDGSKGDDGLPTEDGGGDEFVVKPNPVEDLLVFDFEFTVRQAIPFEVFDPLGRLSKQGTFEPNISSQSIDFSGFDAGMYIVRLHIGDKTKVQRVIKK
- a CDS encoding MerR family transcriptional regulator, with translation MAYKEKPITKLYYSIGEVAKMFDVNASLVRFWEKEFDILKPKKNAKGNRLFTQKDVDNLKIIFHLVKERGFTLDGAKKKLRENKSDSTPNEEIVERLKEIRGFLVELRDNL
- a CDS encoding M23 family metallopeptidase, with product MSKVKFQFDKRTLTYRKVEIGTKQIMVRVFGYLAAASVFAVIVIVLFTTFFDSPKEKQLKREIAQLELQYKLLGNRMARVDQVLAELQEKDDDIYRVIFEAEPIPNSVRDAGFGGVNRYRDLEQLTNSEIVIGTTKRLDELTKKLVVQSRSFDEVIALAKNKEAMLASIPAIQPISNDKLTRVASGFNFRIHPIYKVRHFHTGIDFTAPRGTEIYATGDGVVEDVIVKGRGYGNHVVIDHGFGYETLYAHMSKFKVKKGDKVKRGDVIGYVGSTGTSTAPHCHYEVIKNGEKINPMNFFFNDLSPEEYEKVLELSSQSNQSFD
- the alaS gene encoding alanine--tRNA ligase → MTSKDIRQKFLDFFQEKQHRIVPSAPMVVKDDPTLMFTNAGMNQFKDIFLGNRPAKDVRIADTQKCLRVSGKHNDLEEVGVDTYHHTMFEMLGNWSFGDYFKVEAIEWAWELLVDVYGLDPERLYATVFEGDEADKLEADTEAENLWKKFLPADRILRANKKDNFWEMGDQGPCGPCSEIHVDLRSEAERIAKPGRELVNNDHPQVVEIWNLVFIQFNRKADGSLENLPAKHVDTGMGFERLCMALQGKTSNYDTDVFGPMISKISELSGVKYSASDSQTDIAIRVIADHIRAVSFAISDGQIPSNSGAGYVIKRILRRAIRYGYSFLGFKEGFIYKLVPTLADQMGDAFPELKKQQELITRVIQEEEASFLRTLEKGIERFNNYVDSLHSKTIDGGFAFELYDTFGFPIDLTELMAREKGLHVDIQGFNEGLNQQKERSRAATVTESSDWTVLRQDDREEFVGYDLLETDIFITRYRKVSTKGKEFYQLVFNITPFYAESGGQVGDTGFIEAGGEKTYIIDTKKENDLIVHFAEKIPTDPKATFRAVVNAEKRKATALNHSATHLLHAVLREVLGTHVEQKGSLVNSDYLRFDFSHFSKVSDEELVEIETKVNAKIRENIVLDEQRNVPINNAKEMGAMALFGEKYGDLVRVITFDRNFSVELCGGIHVNATGDIGLLKITSEGSVAAGIRRIEAVTGTSAFNELNSAYSQVNELKGLLKTKDPLKIVLQLQTQIKELERKIESLNAQAASGIKDELIAKAADKGGYRLIAERISMDDANAIKNLCFDLKKESGLVALLGVISNGKPGLHLVISQDLVDTKGWKAGEMIRPLAANINGGGGGQPTYSSAGGTDSNGIEKALSSISTFLV
- a CDS encoding alkaline phosphatase family protein produces the protein MKQLILGLIFICFSSIVNGQNPIERIAFGSCGHQIGEQFIWNSVIATNPELWIWLGDNIYGDTEDMDVLRRKYQQLGDNYNYQLLKAKCPIIATWDDHDYGVNDGGKEYPRKAESQKVFLDFFEEPSNSPRWKQEGIYTSYDYGTADKQVKVILLDQRYHRDEPDTDGDVLGEAQWKWLEDQFRSSTAKIVLVGASFQFISDQHPFETWGHFPSARERMLQLIKDTGVKGVIFISGDRHFAELSKLKRDDLPYPIYDYMCSGLTHANNVMVEKNPHRMRGKTYYHRNFGMILFDWQNETITLQNRKVNQKVSFEHTIPFTELGW
- a CDS encoding dienelactone hydrolase family protein is translated as MNRLLPLLFLCATSNVFAQFSIGHRSITYNDPARSNRAIACEVYYPGVSTGDDVAVANGEFPLVVLGHGFSMTVGAYQNWWEEFVPDGYIFVLPTTEGGLFTVSHGDFGLDIAFVADQMQAANSDNGSPFFGKVKPRTALMGHSMGGGATILAAANNTSIDCIVGLAPAETNPSAAAAGANVSVPALILHGTEDQVTPEADHALLIYNGLTSSCKYYARLDEGAHCFFANYNFFCATGEMNIGTLTREQQQALSYTIVSPWLEYFLKDVCPSYGMFTDEFNTNAQLGPNLESCSNDAPVISENNGTLESDAQNNYQWYLDGNEIPNADQQTYAYSQSGTYQVGTVTLGNCPSLSNEIAVQVTGIVEAEIGIQIFGNDVRLRTRDQLQNVAIEWFDLSGRLIDAKTISSVASNGIISLSKPTFEGVKLLRLRSDEASKVWKVY
- a CDS encoding alkaline phosphatase family protein, with protein sequence MKNWLLFPLIVIVSSVFGQQVDRLAFGSCSFQFAKQKIWKSVVAKDPQLWVWLGDIIYSDIGGPGKSFSEKFEQADSNPNYGLLKQACPIIATWDDHDYGGNNSLGDFANKKENKQIFLDFLKAPEDDPRRNQEGVYTSYTYGEGQRKVKVILLDTRYCCQHPSAEADMLGDAQWEWLEKELIASDARLNVIGSSIQFVADVPSFENWDKFPSAQNRMLDLIGKTNAKGVVFISGDVHFTEASKRKYDQVDYPIYDFTSSGLTHGNNTIGINRNPYRIKGSRYGRHNFGFIDIDWEADKLTFSGFDTKGKARFKQDVPFSELGW